AAAACTTGGGGTATGTGCCAAATTGCTCAACGGGTCTGTGGGTGCCGTTGTTGGAGCCCCACCAAATTTCCCTTGCTGCTCCATTCTAGGGGGGCTTCTGGATCTTGAAGCAGCTATTTGCCTTTGCACTGCCTTGAAAGCCAACATTCTTGGCATCAACCTTAACATCCCCATTTCATTGAGCTTGCTCATCGACACTTGTGGGAAGCAACTCCCTCCTGAATTCCAATGTTAAGAAACAGGGAT
The Diospyros lotus cultivar Yz01 chromosome 12, ASM1463336v1, whole genome shotgun sequence DNA segment above includes these coding regions:
- the LOC127787040 gene encoding 14 kDa proline-rich protein DC2.15-like translates to MGSPAAVLFLVINLLFFAVSGCNTCYSPKPPIPNPTPSSGKCPRDALKLGVCAKLLNGSVGAVVGAPPNFPCCSILGGLLDLEAAICLCTALKANILGINLNIPISLSLLIDTCGKQLPPEFQC